One genomic window of Arvicola amphibius chromosome 4, mArvAmp1.2, whole genome shotgun sequence includes the following:
- the LOC119812465 gene encoding nucleosome assembly protein 1-like 4 — protein MAENSLSDGSPADSVEAAKNASSTEKLTDQVMQNPQVLAALQERLDNVSHTPSSYIETLPKAVKRRINALKQLQVRCAHIEAKFYEEVHDLERKYAALYQPLFDKRREFITGDVEPTDAESAWHSENEEEDKLAGDMKNKVVIAEKEAATAEELTPKGIPEFWFTIFRNVDMLSELVQEYDEPILKHLQDIKVKFSDPGQPMSFVLEFHFEPNDYFTNPVLTKTYKMKSEPDKADPFSFEGPEIVDCDGCTIDWKKGKNVTVKTIKKKQKHKGRGTVRTITKQVPNESFFNFFSPLKASGDGESLDEDSEFTLASDFEIGHFFRERIVPRAVLYFTGEAIEDDDNFEEGEEGEEEELEGDEEGEEEDDAEVNPKKEPSQPAECKQQ, from the coding sequence ATGGCAGAAAACAGTCTTTCAGATGGAAGCCCTGCAGATTCTGTGGAAGCTGCTAAAAATGCCAGTAGTACAGAAAAGCTCACAGACCAGGTGATGCAGAACCCACAAGTGCTGGCAGCTTTGCAGGAACGTCTCGACAACGTCTCTCACACTCCTTCTAGCTACATAGAAACTTTACCCAAAGCCGTCAAAAGGAGAATTAATGCTCTGAAGCAGCTCCAGGTGAGATGTGCGCACATAGAAGCCAAGTTCTACGAGGAAGTTCATGACCTGGAGAGGAAGTATGCAGCCTTGTACCAACCTCTCTTTGACAAGAGAAGAGAATTCATCACTGGTGACGTGGAGCCCACGGATGCAGAGTCAGCATGGCACAGtgagaatgaggaagaagacaAGTTGGCTGGAGATATGAAGAATAAAGTAGTTATAGCTGAGAAagaagcagcaacagcagaaGAGCTGACCCCCAAAGGCATCCCTGAGTTCTGGTTCACCATCTTCAGAAACGTAGATATGCTTAGTGAGCTGGTGCAGGAATATGATGAACCAATTTTGAAACACCTGCAAGATATTAAAGTCAAGTTTTCAGACCCTGGACAGCCTATGTCTTTTGTGCTAGAGTTTCACTTTGAACCCAACGACTACTTCACCAATCCTGTCCTGACGAAAACATACAAGATGAAATCGGAACCAGACAAGGCTGACCCGTTTTCTTTCGAAGGTCCTGAAATTGTGGACTGTGATGGGTGTACAATTGactggaagaagggaaaaaatgtcACAGTCAAAACCATCAAGAAAAAGCAGAAGCACAAGGGCCGGGGCACCGTGCGAACCATCACCAAGCAAGTGCCCAATGAGTCCTTCTTCAACTTCTTCAGCCCCCTAAAAGCCTCTGGAGATGGAGAATCTCTGGATGAAGATTCCGAGTTCACCTTAGCTTCTGACTTTGAAATTGGGCACTTTTTCCGTGAGCGAATCGTGCCACGGGCTGTCCTCTACTTCACTGGGGAAGCCATAGAGGACGATGACAATTTTGAAGAAGgcgaggagggagaagaggaggaattggaaggagatgaggagggagaagaggaggatgatGCTGAGGTTAACCCCAAGAAAGAACCCAGCCAGCCGGCAGAGTGCAAGCAGCAGTAA